In Corynebacterium ulcerans, one genomic interval encodes:
- a CDS encoding heavy metal translocating P-type ATPase — translation MTNTTPISPVTIELGVTGMTCTSCSGRVQRKLNKLDGVEASVNFATETAQVSFDPAGVTSTQLIDVIRGAGYDAFILADEAQGGADNTPETAVDATEAARDHHAEELKNRLVYSAVLAIPVFAMSMIPALQFDNWQWLSFALASPVFFWGGAPFHKATLANLKHGSFTMDTLITLGTSAAYAWSVWALFIGNAGEPGMRMYMSFSAHAHGGMDEIYLESVAVVIVFLLLGRWFETRAKGQSSAALRELLSMGAKDAAVLRDGREIRVPIGELAVNDVFVVRPGEKISTDGVVIEGHSAVDESMLTGEPVPVEVTPGAAVTGATLNTSGRLLVRATRVGSETTLAQMGRLVSDAQARKAPVQKLVDRISQVFVPVIVVIALITLGVHLWLGNPTADSFGAAVAVLIIACPCALGLATPTALLVGTGRGAQLGLLIKGPEVLESTRKVDTIVLDKTGTLTQGTMTVTQVSPVEHWTSAEVLRFAGAVEHASEHPIARAITAAARQSATTALPSVSDFTSTPGAGVHGVVLDEEGIKREVSVGRRNNVAPQSPQKIIDLVAATESTGGTAVVVTVDGKPSGVITVQDEIKESAAEAVEKLRGLGLTPVLLTGDNQGAASAVADQLGIQTVIAGVLPEGKVTTVRTLQEQGKVVAMVGDGINDAAALAQADLGLAMGTGTDVAIEAADITLMNGDPRTIVDAILLSRKTLTTIKGNLFWAFAYNVVLVPVAALGLLNPLFAGIAMAFSSVFVVSNSLRLRSFRGSVH, via the coding sequence ATGACTAACACCACTCCCATTTCACCCGTCACCATCGAGCTTGGTGTCACCGGTATGACGTGTACGTCCTGTTCAGGACGAGTGCAACGCAAGCTCAATAAGTTGGACGGCGTGGAAGCCAGCGTGAATTTTGCCACGGAGACAGCCCAGGTGAGCTTCGACCCCGCTGGCGTGACGTCGACACAGCTTATCGACGTCATCCGCGGCGCCGGATACGACGCTTTTATACTCGCCGACGAGGCACAGGGTGGCGCCGATAATACCCCCGAGACTGCCGTAGACGCTACGGAAGCAGCCCGCGACCACCACGCTGAAGAGCTCAAGAACCGGCTCGTCTACTCCGCTGTGTTAGCCATCCCTGTGTTCGCAATGTCCATGATCCCCGCTCTGCAGTTTGATAACTGGCAGTGGCTTTCCTTCGCGCTTGCGTCTCCAGTTTTCTTCTGGGGTGGGGCTCCCTTCCACAAAGCCACGTTGGCGAACCTCAAACACGGCTCTTTTACCATGGACACGCTCATTACCCTCGGGACGAGCGCAGCGTACGCATGGTCTGTGTGGGCCCTCTTTATAGGCAACGCTGGCGAGCCTGGAATGCGGATGTACATGAGCTTCTCGGCCCATGCTCACGGGGGCATGGATGAAATTTACCTGGAATCCGTTGCGGTTGTGATCGTGTTCTTATTGCTAGGACGCTGGTTTGAAACACGCGCAAAGGGCCAGAGCAGCGCGGCTTTGCGTGAGCTGCTTTCCATGGGAGCAAAAGATGCAGCTGTGCTTCGCGACGGACGCGAGATACGCGTACCCATCGGGGAACTCGCAGTCAACGATGTCTTTGTGGTGCGGCCTGGGGAGAAAATCTCCACGGACGGCGTAGTCATAGAGGGGCACTCTGCCGTTGATGAGTCGATGCTCACCGGCGAACCCGTACCCGTGGAGGTCACCCCAGGGGCAGCGGTGACGGGGGCTACCCTCAATACCTCGGGCAGACTGTTGGTTCGTGCAACTCGTGTTGGCTCGGAGACCACTCTGGCTCAGATGGGACGGCTCGTTTCCGACGCTCAGGCCCGCAAAGCCCCTGTCCAAAAACTCGTAGACCGTATCTCCCAGGTTTTTGTCCCCGTCATCGTCGTCATAGCCTTGATCACCTTGGGAGTTCATCTGTGGCTAGGAAACCCCACGGCGGATTCTTTCGGCGCAGCGGTCGCGGTCCTCATTATCGCCTGCCCTTGCGCACTAGGGCTAGCCACGCCTACCGCCTTGCTAGTAGGCACCGGCCGGGGTGCACAACTCGGCTTGCTCATTAAAGGGCCAGAAGTCTTAGAGTCCACACGCAAGGTGGACACAATCGTTCTGGATAAGACCGGAACACTGACGCAAGGAACAATGACGGTCACTCAGGTCTCTCCGGTAGAACACTGGACATCTGCTGAGGTTCTGCGGTTTGCTGGCGCTGTAGAACATGCTTCAGAGCATCCCATCGCCCGAGCAATTACAGCCGCTGCCCGTCAATCCGCTACAACAGCTCTCCCCTCCGTTTCTGATTTCACCAGTACGCCCGGCGCGGGAGTCCACGGAGTGGTCCTCGACGAGGAAGGGATCAAACGTGAGGTGAGCGTGGGCCGACGTAACAACGTAGCCCCCCAAAGCCCCCAAAAGATCATCGATCTCGTGGCGGCGACGGAATCCACTGGCGGCACTGCCGTGGTGGTTACTGTGGATGGAAAACCCAGTGGAGTTATTACCGTCCAGGACGAGATCAAAGAAAGCGCAGCGGAGGCCGTCGAAAAGCTACGGGGATTGGGCCTTACCCCCGTGCTCTTGACGGGAGACAACCAGGGAGCAGCCAGCGCAGTCGCAGATCAGCTCGGCATTCAGACGGTTATCGCTGGGGTGCTTCCCGAGGGCAAAGTGACGACGGTTCGCACGCTGCAGGAGCAAGGCAAGGTCGTGGCCATGGTAGGTGACGGCATTAACGACGCCGCCGCCCTCGCACAGGCCGACCTGGGCCTTGCCATGGGCACCGGCACCGACGTAGCCATTGAAGCTGCCGACATCACCCTTATGAATGGCGATCCCCGCACTATTGTCGACGCAATCCTGCTATCCCGTAAAACGCTTACCACCATCAAAGGCAACCTGTTCTGGGCGTTCGCCTACAACGTGGTATTGGTTCCAGTTGCCGCGTTGGGGCTCCTCAACCCGCTGTTCGCAGGAATAGCGATGGCATTTAGCTCAGTGTTTGTGGTGAGTAACTCGCTACGATTGCGTTCCTTCCGAGGCAGCGTGCACTGA
- a CDS encoding GntR family transcriptional regulator, which yields MDETTAPLFKQIAVLIQDSIVDGSLAAGERAPSTNELAAFHSINPATARKGLTILVEEGVLEKRRGLGMFVTEGAADLIRARRRDEFAAAFLAPLVDEAVKLDIPRAELHNLIDRVAESRGLYA from the coding sequence ATGGACGAGACAACGGCACCGTTGTTTAAGCAGATAGCCGTGCTCATTCAAGATTCGATTGTGGATGGCTCTCTTGCTGCGGGTGAGCGTGCACCATCCACCAACGAGCTTGCTGCGTTTCACTCCATTAACCCCGCGACTGCCCGCAAGGGGCTCACGATTCTGGTGGAAGAAGGTGTTCTGGAGAAGCGCCGCGGCCTGGGGATGTTTGTCACGGAAGGAGCGGCCGACCTTATCCGGGCGCGAAGGCGGGATGAATTTGCGGCGGCCTTTCTTGCCCCGTTGGTGGATGAGGCTGTCAAACTCGATATTCCCAGAGCTGAATTGCACAACTTGATCGACCGAGTGGCTGAAAGCCGAGGACTCTACGCATGA
- a CDS encoding DEAD/DEAH box helicase yields the protein MATFDEVLDQLRDNQPQGKYGIAFEKLMVNFFRTDPTLANEFDEVHRWVDWKCNGGKADTGIDLVARRKEDSRWVAIQAKFYLPTTSIQKRNLDSFFEASGHSFETENGKEHFAHRIVISTTDKWGKNAEEALENQQIPASRIGHSDIARSPINWEIVFPGSEINVHLTRREAFAPRKHQQQAIDKVIKGFETHDRGKLIMACGTGKTFTSLRLAEQIATNNGGKARVLFLVPSIALLSQTLREWTAQTTMDLKTFAVCSDSKAGKQAEDIAIHDLEVPVSTTGADIAARFQHGKRAAGLNVVFSTYQSIQAVHEAQQAGLEEFDLVICDEAHRTTGVTLANQDASNFVRVHDAHYIKAAKRLYMTATPRLYDDATKGKAKDHSAEVVSMDDEAIYGPELHRLGFGEAVDKGLLTDYRVLVMTVDEDVAAEAMARHTQEGMNLTTASAMIGAWNGLAKHSGKLQGNKGGFEKNAAPMKRTVAFAKDIKTSKLISESFPALIASHQDTLRSHAAVNDVSLHNVDVGVAAEHVDGGMNAMVRGKKISWLEADIDDDETRILTNARCLSEGVDVPGLDAVIFFNPRNSMVDVVQSVGRVMRKKEGKDYGYIILPVAVPPGKSPSEALNDNTRFKVVWQILNALRAHDDRFNAKVNSIGLNDGQAQELPIDIDHVEAHKEKLDKKDTEAYKADSEVTEVLTLFSLEQWQEAMYTKLVDKVGTRTYWEDWAEDVAVIAENQITRIKAILDNADKKMSAEFEAFVEGLRNNLNNGITPDDAISMLSQHLITAPVFNALFDNYNFTQHNPVAQVMQRMVTALEKYNLNDEAEGLEKFYESVRVRASEVATASGKQQVIKDLYERFFRKAFKKQAESLGIVYTPVEIVDFILRAANDISLKHFGKGLTNEGVCILDPFAGTSTFMVRLLQSGLIKPEDLARKYANELFATEIMLLAYYVSAVNIETTYNALREEEALRNGQEPPEYQPFMGIALADTFQIHEDGDIPDLEIFADNNATIERQKEAPINVIVGNPPYSAGQSSANDLNANLKYPSLDTRIAETYAANSTSTNKNSLYDSYLRAFRWATDRIGHQGVVAFVTNNGWIDGNTGAGVRLSMAEDFTDVYVINLRGNSRTSGETAKKEGGNVFDIRVGVSVFVGVKDPARSQFTIHYYSAGDYETKGDKLAFANTARLESLPWSHIAPNDAGDWINQRSEEFSGWLAIGEKKSDSATFFKTFSRGVETGRDAWVYSSSRETLKEYVQETLNFFNSAICQINPKEKPKDFLKRNPQFADKEKISWTSTLEQRLSKQEKLEFEEDKIVQSTYRPFTKMNLFYEKGLIHRVGKTPSIFPTPVHKNVGFEVMAPRDAADFAVLAVDKLPDLSYFTYTAQYFPRFTWEPVSTDDGGLFGAVDVDKQGETSMYGQVGEVVDGYVRVDNITGEIRKLYRDALGADLTSDDIFHFVYGKLHDPAYRSAYAADLKKMLPHIQTPASRSEFDKFVTAGKKLMSLHVGYEDLEPYPLDIRVKGDEHDRETWRVIKPKWAKKKDPETGKSVNDTTTMIYNSKVTIAGIPEVAEEYVLGSRSALAWIIDRYQVKKDTNSGIVNDPNDWADEVGNPRYIVDLIGKVTTVAVESMKIVSKL from the coding sequence ATGGCTACTTTCGATGAGGTCCTCGATCAACTGCGCGACAATCAACCACAAGGCAAGTATGGAATTGCCTTTGAGAAGTTGATGGTTAATTTCTTCAGGACTGACCCCACCCTGGCGAATGAGTTTGATGAGGTTCATCGTTGGGTTGACTGGAAATGCAACGGTGGAAAAGCAGACACCGGCATTGACCTTGTCGCGCGCCGCAAAGAGGACTCTCGTTGGGTAGCGATCCAAGCAAAGTTTTATCTCCCAACAACAAGTATCCAGAAGCGGAACCTAGATTCTTTCTTTGAAGCCTCTGGCCATTCTTTTGAGACTGAGAACGGTAAAGAACATTTCGCCCACCGCATTGTCATCTCCACAACGGACAAGTGGGGTAAGAATGCAGAAGAAGCATTAGAGAACCAGCAAATTCCTGCAAGTCGTATTGGCCATTCCGACATTGCACGCTCCCCTATCAACTGGGAGATAGTGTTCCCAGGATCTGAAATTAACGTGCATCTGACTCGTCGAGAAGCGTTCGCGCCGCGCAAGCACCAGCAGCAAGCTATCGACAAAGTCATTAAAGGCTTTGAGACGCACGATCGCGGCAAACTCATCATGGCATGCGGTACGGGTAAGACGTTCACCTCGCTGCGACTAGCCGAACAGATCGCAACCAACAATGGCGGCAAAGCTCGCGTACTTTTCCTCGTCCCATCGATCGCTTTGTTGTCGCAGACCCTGCGCGAGTGGACTGCCCAGACAACAATGGACCTCAAGACTTTTGCAGTGTGCTCGGATAGCAAAGCTGGCAAGCAGGCCGAAGACATCGCAATCCATGATCTTGAGGTTCCCGTCTCCACCACGGGCGCCGATATCGCTGCGCGTTTCCAGCACGGCAAGCGCGCAGCAGGGCTGAATGTAGTGTTCTCCACCTACCAGTCAATCCAGGCTGTCCACGAAGCTCAGCAAGCAGGACTGGAAGAATTCGACCTCGTTATCTGCGACGAAGCACACCGCACCACCGGCGTCACCTTGGCAAATCAAGACGCCTCCAACTTCGTACGTGTGCATGATGCTCACTACATCAAGGCCGCCAAGCGTTTGTACATGACTGCAACCCCACGTCTATACGACGACGCGACCAAGGGCAAAGCAAAAGATCACTCCGCAGAGGTCGTCTCCATGGACGATGAAGCAATCTACGGTCCAGAATTGCATCGTCTAGGATTCGGTGAAGCAGTCGACAAAGGCCTGCTCACTGACTACCGCGTCCTGGTCATGACCGTGGATGAAGACGTCGCTGCCGAAGCAATGGCACGCCACACCCAAGAAGGTATGAACCTCACAACCGCATCCGCAATGATCGGTGCTTGGAATGGCCTGGCCAAACACAGTGGCAAACTCCAAGGCAACAAGGGAGGCTTTGAGAAAAACGCAGCGCCAATGAAGCGCACTGTTGCGTTTGCAAAAGACATTAAAACCTCGAAGCTCATCTCGGAGTCCTTCCCAGCGCTCATCGCCAGTCATCAGGACACATTGCGCTCACACGCTGCCGTCAACGATGTCTCCCTACACAATGTTGATGTCGGCGTTGCTGCAGAGCACGTAGACGGCGGCATGAATGCCATGGTGCGAGGCAAAAAGATCTCGTGGCTGGAAGCTGATATCGACGATGATGAGACTCGTATCCTAACTAATGCCCGCTGCTTGTCTGAGGGCGTGGACGTTCCAGGCTTAGACGCTGTTATCTTTTTTAATCCACGAAACTCCATGGTGGATGTTGTCCAGTCCGTGGGGCGTGTGATGCGCAAGAAGGAAGGTAAGGACTACGGCTACATCATTTTGCCGGTTGCCGTTCCTCCTGGAAAATCTCCATCGGAAGCACTCAATGACAACACCCGCTTCAAGGTTGTGTGGCAGATTCTCAATGCGCTTCGCGCGCACGACGATCGTTTCAATGCAAAGGTCAATTCCATTGGCCTCAACGATGGGCAAGCACAGGAACTTCCCATCGATATTGATCACGTTGAGGCCCACAAGGAAAAGCTGGACAAGAAAGACACTGAAGCTTATAAGGCTGACTCTGAGGTCACTGAAGTCCTTACTCTGTTTTCCTTAGAACAGTGGCAGGAGGCAATGTACACCAAGCTTGTGGACAAAGTAGGCACCCGCACCTACTGGGAGGACTGGGCTGAGGATGTTGCTGTTATAGCGGAGAACCAGATCACCCGTATCAAAGCGATTCTTGATAACGCCGATAAAAAGATGTCTGCGGAATTCGAGGCGTTCGTCGAGGGGCTGCGCAACAACCTCAACAACGGCATCACCCCTGATGATGCGATCTCGATGCTGTCTCAGCACCTGATTACCGCACCGGTGTTTAACGCGCTGTTTGATAACTACAACTTCACCCAGCACAACCCTGTCGCCCAGGTCATGCAACGCATGGTCACAGCACTTGAGAAGTACAACCTTAACGACGAGGCTGAAGGCCTGGAGAAGTTCTACGAGTCTGTGCGCGTACGCGCGTCTGAGGTTGCCACTGCGTCCGGCAAGCAGCAAGTGATTAAGGATCTCTACGAACGTTTCTTCCGTAAAGCATTCAAAAAGCAGGCCGAGTCCCTGGGCATCGTCTACACTCCCGTCGAAATCGTGGACTTCATCTTGCGTGCCGCAAATGATATTTCTCTCAAGCACTTTGGTAAGGGGCTAACCAATGAGGGCGTGTGTATCCTCGACCCATTCGCAGGTACCTCCACGTTCATGGTTCGTTTACTGCAATCTGGCTTGATCAAGCCAGAAGACCTCGCACGCAAGTACGCGAACGAACTCTTTGCCACCGAGATCATGTTGCTGGCGTATTACGTTTCTGCCGTAAACATCGAGACCACATATAACGCGCTACGTGAAGAAGAAGCACTCCGTAATGGCCAAGAACCACCGGAGTATCAGCCTTTCATGGGCATTGCCTTAGCTGACACGTTCCAGATTCATGAAGACGGCGACATTCCCGACCTCGAGATCTTTGCTGACAATAATGCAACCATCGAGCGTCAAAAAGAAGCGCCGATCAACGTTATCGTCGGCAACCCTCCATACTCTGCCGGGCAATCTAGCGCCAATGACCTCAACGCGAACCTCAAGTACCCATCCTTGGACACGCGCATTGCAGAAACCTATGCTGCAAATTCCACTTCCACCAACAAGAACTCCCTTTACGACTCCTATCTCCGTGCCTTCCGTTGGGCTACTGATCGGATTGGACACCAAGGAGTCGTAGCTTTTGTCACAAACAATGGCTGGATCGATGGGAATACTGGCGCCGGCGTACGTTTATCGATGGCTGAGGACTTTACCGACGTCTACGTGATTAACCTGCGAGGCAATTCCCGAACTTCAGGTGAAACTGCAAAGAAAGAAGGCGGAAACGTCTTTGACATTCGCGTTGGTGTCAGCGTGTTTGTTGGTGTGAAAGATCCAGCGCGTTCGCAGTTCACAATTCACTATTACAGCGCTGGAGACTACGAAACCAAAGGCGACAAACTAGCGTTTGCCAACACAGCACGACTTGAATCCCTTCCCTGGTCTCACATCGCTCCCAATGATGCAGGTGACTGGATTAATCAACGTAGCGAAGAATTCAGCGGCTGGTTGGCTATTGGTGAAAAGAAGAGCGACAGCGCCACATTTTTTAAAACTTTTTCTCGTGGCGTCGAAACCGGAAGAGACGCATGGGTCTATTCTTCTAGCCGTGAAACTTTGAAGGAATACGTCCAGGAAACCCTTAACTTTTTCAACTCAGCTATTTGCCAAATAAACCCAAAAGAAAAACCTAAAGATTTTCTGAAAAGAAATCCTCAGTTTGCCGACAAGGAAAAAATCAGTTGGACTTCAACCTTGGAACAACGTTTGTCAAAGCAAGAAAAGCTGGAGTTTGAAGAAGATAAGATCGTACAGTCTACATATCGCCCTTTCACAAAGATGAACTTATTCTACGAGAAAGGGCTAATCCACCGGGTCGGAAAGACTCCATCAATATTCCCGACACCGGTGCATAAGAATGTTGGCTTCGAAGTGATGGCGCCACGTGATGCTGCAGATTTTGCGGTTCTAGCGGTTGATAAGTTACCAGACCTTTCATATTTCACTTATACAGCTCAATACTTCCCTCGCTTCACCTGGGAGCCAGTCTCCACTGATGACGGTGGTTTGTTCGGCGCTGTGGACGTGGACAAGCAAGGCGAAACATCGATGTATGGGCAAGTTGGTGAAGTTGTTGACGGGTACGTACGCGTGGACAACATCACAGGCGAGATACGGAAGCTGTATCGAGATGCTCTGGGAGCTGACCTCACAAGCGATGACATTTTCCATTTTGTGTACGGCAAGCTACATGATCCCGCTTACCGATCCGCTTACGCGGCGGACTTGAAGAAAATGCTGCCTCATATCCAGACTCCAGCGTCACGCTCAGAGTTTGACAAGTTCGTGACAGCAGGCAAGAAACTCATGTCGCTGCACGTCGGATATGAAGATCTCGAGCCATACCCATTAGATATTCGCGTCAAAGGCGATGAACACGATCGTGAGACTTGGCGGGTGATCAAGCCTAAGTGGGCTAAGAAGAAAGATCCCGAAACCGGCAAGAGCGTCAACGATACAACCACCATGATCTACAACAGCAAGGTCACTATCGCCGGTATTCCTGAGGTTGCCGAGGAATACGTGCTGGGGTCACGCTCGGCGTTGGCGTGGATTATCGACCGTTACCAGGTGAAGAAAGATACCAATTCTGGCATTGTCAACGATCCAAACGATTGGGCCGATGAAGTGGGCAATCCTCGCTACATCGTCGATCTTATTGGCAAGGTGACAACCGTTGCGGTTGAGAGCATGAAGATCGTAAGCAAACTTTAA
- a CDS encoding NYN domain-containing protein produces MLERTQVFVDTSYLLASFYNSWEIGARAQLEIDLPEVVATLGNMIQSQLGQPVHRQLWYDGIPDSGPHRYQRALRTCDGVQLRAGQLIEWGERRTQKGVDTRLVADMVLAGARREFTDIVLVSGDADMIPGVQEAVNAGVRVHLYGFGWDSMSSALRHCCDSTTILDPREDFTDCMQLEILEGPLPPVVRAQNDELLDENDEHADVMAARDDSADPVFSEKTPESNDLTDTATPPPFPTGSALPHRPGEPVLSVEDCLAETPENHGQSADRTSYTPTKDLDNDTPADKVIDKPGVINATSTEPPKPGAHLVGDNTSVTITSTVEESVEVTLERTSTESEEKGSSPRPTPSPSMMAPRRKLRSRYVPLPNEVWSSAGYQTPYDVGRQYAIWWYDNAATPEQRDSAHLLSGGGLPPEIDRPLLQFACETLHEYTLTEAQRVGLRDGFHSGIRGLLINNQKES; encoded by the coding sequence ATGCTTGAACGCACACAGGTCTTCGTCGATACCTCTTATCTACTCGCGAGCTTTTATAACTCGTGGGAAATCGGCGCTAGAGCCCAATTAGAAATCGATCTCCCCGAGGTAGTGGCAACCCTTGGCAATATGATCCAAAGCCAGTTAGGACAACCCGTACATCGCCAACTGTGGTACGACGGCATTCCCGATTCCGGCCCGCATCGTTACCAGCGGGCATTACGAACATGCGATGGCGTCCAGTTACGTGCTGGCCAGCTTATTGAGTGGGGTGAGCGTCGTACGCAAAAAGGCGTGGATACTCGCCTTGTAGCAGACATGGTGCTTGCAGGGGCGCGTCGTGAGTTCACCGACATAGTTCTCGTCTCTGGCGACGCCGACATGATTCCAGGCGTACAAGAAGCCGTGAATGCCGGTGTTCGCGTCCACCTCTACGGATTTGGCTGGGATTCCATGTCTTCGGCGTTGCGCCATTGCTGCGACTCCACGACTATTCTCGACCCCCGCGAAGACTTCACCGACTGCATGCAGTTGGAAATCCTCGAAGGCCCCCTGCCACCTGTTGTTCGCGCCCAGAACGATGAATTGCTGGATGAAAACGACGAACACGCGGATGTCATGGCCGCTCGCGACGATAGCGCAGACCCGGTTTTCTCAGAGAAAACTCCCGAGTCCAACGACCTCACAGACACCGCAACGCCACCGCCGTTCCCCACAGGCTCCGCACTCCCGCACCGTCCGGGCGAGCCAGTATTGTCCGTCGAAGATTGCCTTGCAGAGACCCCAGAGAATCACGGCCAGTCCGCAGATCGTACCAGCTATACGCCCACCAAAGACCTCGATAACGACACCCCTGCAGACAAGGTTATCGACAAACCAGGAGTCATAAACGCCACGTCAACAGAGCCGCCAAAACCCGGCGCGCACCTTGTCGGCGATAATACTTCCGTCACAATAACCTCCACCGTGGAGGAATCCGTAGAGGTTACGCTCGAGCGCACGTCCACGGAGTCCGAGGAGAAAGGGTCCTCTCCCCGGCCGACTCCCAGCCCATCTATGATGGCACCGCGACGCAAGCTCCGCTCCCGATACGTCCCCCTCCCCAACGAGGTATGGTCTTCTGCCGGCTACCAGACCCCCTACGACGTGGGACGTCAGTACGCCATATGGTGGTATGACAATGCCGCGACACCTGAACAACGCGATTCCGCCCACCTATTGTCCGGAGGCGGGCTCCCCCCAGAGATCGACCGGCCTCTTCTGCAATTCGCATGCGAAACGCTCCACGAGTACACGCTCACAGAAGCTCAACGTGTGGGCCTACGCGATGGATTCCACTCCGGTATACGGGGGCTTCTGATTAACAACCAGAAGGAAAGCTAA
- a CDS encoding heavy-metal-associated domain-containing protein, with translation MTKNYFVEGMTCAHCVASVTEEVNEVPGTQGVDVDLETGRLIVTGQDFTDAEIAAAVKEAGFSIKEQ, from the coding sequence ATGACTAAGAACTATTTTGTTGAAGGCATGACCTGCGCACACTGTGTTGCCTCTGTCACCGAGGAGGTCAATGAGGTTCCAGGCACTCAGGGAGTGGATGTTGATCTTGAGACCGGCCGCCTTATTGTCACTGGCCAAGATTTCACCGACGCTGAGATAGCAGCAGCAGTCAAAGAAGCTGGTTTCTCCATCAAAGAGCAGTAA
- a CDS encoding PspA/IM30 family protein, producing the protein MANPFAKGWKYLTASLDQKIDENADPMVQIKQATDAAKDQHQKISEQAAAVIGNKNQLEMKLNRLLADQKDLQQKARNAIEVSDNEADPVKKQESLNVAEIYATQLVSVEQQIEETKALHSQAVSASEQATRQVKESEARLHEQLGQIDQLSSQVKQTKMQEASTKAMDQITALDPDRDVPSLDQVREKIERRYADALGAQELMHNTMGDRIQEIDAVGADMRASARLEEIRAQMRGQLDAAEQPAKELKSGEGEAEKSAKDEAPQDDAAPAAPTGEKDEKSEKEEKSAE; encoded by the coding sequence ATGGCAAACCCATTCGCTAAAGGTTGGAAGTACTTGACTGCATCCTTGGACCAGAAGATCGATGAAAATGCTGATCCAATGGTGCAAATTAAGCAGGCTACTGATGCTGCTAAAGATCAGCATCAGAAGATTAGTGAGCAAGCTGCTGCTGTCATAGGCAATAAAAACCAGCTGGAAATGAAGCTTAACCGTCTGCTTGCGGATCAAAAAGATCTCCAGCAGAAGGCTCGCAACGCTATTGAGGTAAGCGATAATGAAGCCGATCCGGTAAAGAAGCAAGAATCACTCAATGTCGCAGAGATCTATGCAACTCAGCTGGTAAGCGTTGAGCAGCAGATAGAAGAAACTAAAGCGCTACACTCCCAGGCAGTATCTGCCTCTGAGCAAGCGACCAGGCAGGTCAAGGAATCTGAGGCACGCCTCCACGAGCAGCTTGGGCAGATTGATCAGCTCTCGAGCCAGGTCAAGCAGACCAAGATGCAGGAAGCATCAACCAAGGCGATGGATCAGATCACGGCGCTCGATCCGGATCGCGATGTTCCATCATTGGATCAAGTTCGGGAGAAGATCGAACGACGCTACGCTGACGCACTTGGTGCTCAAGAGCTCATGCACAACACCATGGGAGACCGTATCCAGGAGATTGATGCTGTTGGAGCGGACATGCGCGCTTCTGCCAGACTAGAGGAGATCCGTGCGCAAATGCGTGGACAGCTCGACGCAGCAGAGCAGCCGGCAAAAGAGCTGAAATCCGGTGAGGGTGAAGCAGAGAAGTCGGCTAAGGACGAGGCTCCCCAGGATGATGCGGCTCCCGCAGCTCCCACGGGTGAAAAAGACGAAAAAAGTGAGAAGGAAGAAAAATCCGCTGAGTAA
- the trxA gene encoding thioredoxin codes for MATIDVTEDTFEQTVTTDGIVIVDAWASWCGPCRAFAPTFEKASENHTDVVFAKLDTEANQGLAAALQIQSIPTLMIFREGILVYREAGALPAAALEDLIGQVKGLDMEDVKRQIAEQNNNA; via the coding sequence ATGGCAACGATTGATGTAACGGAAGACACATTCGAGCAGACAGTTACCACGGACGGAATCGTTATCGTCGACGCATGGGCATCATGGTGCGGCCCCTGCCGCGCATTCGCACCGACCTTTGAAAAAGCTTCCGAGAACCACACTGACGTTGTCTTTGCCAAGCTTGACACTGAGGCGAACCAGGGGCTGGCGGCCGCTTTGCAGATTCAGTCGATTCCTACGCTCATGATTTTCCGCGAGGGAATCTTGGTGTACCGCGAAGCTGGCGCACTTCCGGCCGCTGCATTGGAAGACCTTATTGGCCAGGTCAAGGGTCTTGACATGGAGGACGTGAAGCGTCAGATCGCTGAGCAGAATAATAACGCTTAA